A genomic window from Microscilla marina ATCC 23134 includes:
- a CDS encoding response regulator — translation MTAKYQHILVVDDDKTFIYLNYKLISKITGCNKILLKMSGITALQYLEECDLSNDFPELISIDWNMPLGNGNDFIQEYTKRFHPKHPQTKVLVISGATSEKQMSKVLQLDFVIGFLPKPVNEKTLANAIL, via the coding sequence ATGACTGCCAAATATCAACATATACTGGTAGTAGACGATGATAAAACATTTATCTACCTCAACTACAAGCTCATTTCTAAAATTACAGGATGCAATAAGATTTTGCTAAAAATGAGTGGCATTACTGCTTTGCAATATTTAGAAGAATGCGACCTTTCAAACGATTTTCCTGAACTCATCAGCATTGACTGGAACATGCCCCTGGGCAATGGCAATGATTTTATACAAGAGTACACCAAAAGGTTTCATCCCAAACATCCCCAAACCAAGGTATTGGTTATTTCGGGGGCTACCTCAGAAAAACAAATGAGTAAAGTGCTTCAACTTGACTTTGTGATTGGTTTTTTGCCTAAGCCAGTCAATGAAAAAACCCTGGCCAACGCTATTCTTTAG
- a CDS encoding PAS domain S-box protein translates to MQNQHQEMQQDQAPVPVKDQLLAENSQMKERLWIDSNLAKFDDILRSNYGQPLETFADVVILHLAKLTQALKGTFFSLNTDNQLIEAVAGYACLPQNKTFKIGEELIGQSVKSKEIIIWDDIQEGSLVLTGTTGSISGSCIAAVPLIFNNEVYGAVELMYLKSIEKKHLELLERLTRNVAAMLNSIQNNLKTQKLLKEAQKLETELIAREEALRQNMEELVATQETLVKKEEALSGRVEAINHTICSIEFNLQGEILDANPLFLDLMEYSIDELVGQHHQLFVDKAYANTQEYQKFWEHLRTGKSHSEEFKRLSKTGKTVWLRATYTPIKDQHGVAYKVIKLAMNVTQEKKLQQDIRNQIDAIERSSAMVEFDLNGNILDANPLFLQLMGYTKEEVIGKHHQLFVEGHYAQSKAYQQFWHRLRNGQFIEGEFSRVNKQGEKKWIKGIYNPILDVNNKPYKIIKYASDVTDKKTLEIQNEAQLEEVKAVEEELRQNMEELIATQEALLQKEAALSARAEAINHTICSIEFDTKGNIITANQMFLDLMGYPLEEIQGQHHQIFVDTQYAQSQEYARFWEELGQGNSHSAEYMRRNKMGKEVWLRATYTPIKNQEGKPYKVIKLAMDVTREKQMRQDITNQMTALQRSSAVIEFDLYGHILDANPLFLNMMGYTNEEIKGKHHSIFLEVGEAQSKEYQEFWHQLRQGKFIEGEFIRIDKKGEKKWIKGNYNPVLGLDGKPYKIVKYTADITDRKTLEIENEFQLEQVRTAEEELRQNMEELVAIQEDLRQKEGALSGQVKAINSTVSSVEFNLEGKILRANQLFLDLMGYTSEEIIDKHHRMFVDKEYAQSHDYALFWQDLRNNISHSAEYKQQANNDKELWLMATYTPVKNSDGKPYKVIMLAMDVTEEKNLRVDLGNQLAAIDRSMAVVEFDLAGQVIDANQQFLQLMGYQKEEVIHKHHGLFVSAQDAQADEYQQFWHQLKNGKAIEGEFMQVNKDGDPIWVKGIYNPILDVDNKPYKIIKFVSDITERKKLELQNTRHLQKIEQSQRVLKENNEELEAMQEVMIHKEKELSSNLAAIDSTISAIEFDMDGKIIKANQLFLNLMGYTQNEIKDQHHQIFTEEAHTQSQEYADFWNILRQGKSHSAEFKHISKHGNEVWLRATYTPVKDAKGELYKVKKLAMDVTEEKMLRQKNSNQLKAIDRSTAVAEFDLTGNILYANEMFLDLMGYTSDELQGKHHRIFIENAYAGTTECENFWPTLQGGQFIEGEFWRINKNGDSIWIKGSYTPVLDLNGKPYKVVKYGYDITYQKKLEDKLKDQILKLNDYKFALDSAAIVAITDVKGKITYVNDKFCKKSKYSREELIGQNHRILNSGYHSKEFIKHLWNTIAKGQVWRSEIKNKAKDGEFYWVDTTIIPFLDNDGKPYMYLAIRFDISNSKKLEEELKNRGYELEQERNRVKVINDELAAQNELVADKNKSITDSIEYALRIQEAILPIMSQIKAELPNSFILFKPRDIVSGDFYWFANVRIHSDTHPETMIQKSIIAAIDCTGHGVPGAFMSMIGNQLMNDIVISKKVTSPDKILNQLNKKVRQVLKQDELDNQDGMDMNLCVIDKTNQLLEFAGAKNAMIYIHNGEVQEVKADRTSIGGFQSPDFKTFSKKTIPLIPEDDQVFYLCSDGFQDQMGGPNERKFMRSSLRKLLVEIHTQPMHDQQQAINQVFNNWLSSIEQLDDVLVIGFRVPLD, encoded by the coding sequence ATGCAGAATCAACATCAAGAAATGCAACAAGATCAGGCGCCTGTGCCTGTAAAAGATCAGCTTTTGGCAGAAAATAGCCAAATGAAAGAACGCCTTTGGATAGACTCTAATCTTGCCAAGTTTGATGATATACTAAGAAGCAATTACGGCCAACCTCTTGAAACCTTTGCCGATGTAGTTATTTTACACCTGGCAAAACTCACCCAAGCCCTCAAAGGCACCTTTTTTAGCCTCAATACCGATAACCAACTCATCGAAGCCGTGGCAGGATATGCTTGTTTACCCCAAAACAAGACGTTTAAAATAGGTGAAGAACTGATAGGGCAATCAGTAAAAAGCAAGGAAATTATCATTTGGGACGATATCCAAGAGGGCTCGCTGGTATTGACAGGCACCACAGGAAGCATTTCGGGGAGTTGCATAGCAGCAGTACCACTTATATTTAATAATGAGGTATATGGTGCGGTGGAGCTGATGTATTTGAAAAGCATTGAAAAAAAACACCTCGAACTACTGGAGCGGTTGACAAGAAATGTAGCGGCCATGCTCAATAGCATTCAAAACAACCTCAAAACCCAAAAACTACTCAAAGAAGCCCAAAAACTAGAGACTGAACTGATTGCCAGAGAAGAGGCTTTGCGCCAAAACATGGAAGAATTGGTGGCTACTCAGGAAACCCTCGTAAAAAAAGAAGAGGCATTGTCGGGGCGGGTAGAAGCCATCAACCACACCATTTGTTCGATTGAGTTTAACCTGCAAGGTGAGATATTGGATGCCAATCCGCTGTTTTTAGACCTGATGGAATATTCTATTGACGAACTCGTAGGCCAACACCACCAATTGTTTGTAGACAAAGCTTACGCCAACACCCAGGAATACCAGAAGTTTTGGGAGCACTTACGCACGGGCAAAAGTCATAGTGAAGAGTTTAAACGCTTGAGCAAAACAGGCAAAACAGTCTGGCTCAGGGCTACCTACACCCCTATCAAAGACCAGCATGGAGTGGCTTATAAGGTAATAAAGCTGGCCATGAATGTAACCCAGGAAAAAAAGTTGCAGCAAGACATAAGAAACCAGATTGATGCAATAGAACGCTCATCGGCAATGGTAGAATTTGACCTGAATGGCAATATTTTAGACGCCAACCCCTTATTTCTACAACTGATGGGTTACACTAAAGAGGAAGTCATAGGCAAACACCACCAACTCTTTGTAGAGGGGCACTATGCCCAAAGCAAAGCCTACCAACAGTTTTGGCATCGGCTGCGCAATGGTCAGTTCATCGAAGGAGAGTTTAGCCGGGTCAATAAACAGGGAGAAAAAAAGTGGATCAAGGGCATCTATAACCCTATACTTGATGTAAACAACAAACCTTATAAAATAATAAAATATGCCTCTGATGTTACCGATAAAAAAACACTGGAAATACAAAACGAGGCTCAACTAGAAGAGGTAAAAGCAGTAGAAGAAGAGCTACGCCAAAATATGGAGGAACTCATTGCTACCCAAGAAGCCCTGCTACAAAAAGAAGCGGCGCTCTCGGCACGTGCCGAAGCCATCAACCACACCATTTGTTCGATTGAGTTTGACACCAAGGGCAATATCATTACAGCCAACCAAATGTTTTTAGACCTGATGGGCTACCCACTCGAAGAAATACAAGGGCAACACCATCAAATATTTGTAGATACTCAATACGCCCAGTCTCAGGAATATGCCCGTTTCTGGGAGGAGTTGGGACAAGGCAATAGCCACAGTGCAGAGTATATGCGTCGCAACAAAATGGGCAAAGAAGTGTGGCTAAGGGCTACTTATACCCCCATAAAAAACCAGGAAGGCAAGCCCTATAAAGTGATAAAACTGGCCATGGATGTTACCAGAGAAAAACAAATGCGGCAAGACATTACCAACCAAATGACTGCCCTCCAGCGTTCTTCGGCAGTCATAGAGTTTGACCTGTACGGGCACATTCTTGATGCCAATCCGCTGTTTTTGAATATGATGGGCTACACCAATGAAGAAATCAAAGGCAAACATCATAGCATTTTTCTGGAGGTAGGCGAAGCACAAAGCAAAGAATACCAGGAATTTTGGCATCAGTTGCGTCAAGGCAAATTTATAGAAGGAGAGTTTATCCGGATTGACAAAAAAGGGGAGAAAAAATGGATCAAAGGAAACTATAACCCAGTATTGGGGCTCGATGGCAAACCCTATAAAATAGTAAAGTATACCGCCGATATTACTGATAGAAAAACATTGGAAATAGAAAATGAGTTTCAGCTGGAGCAGGTAAGAACCGCAGAAGAAGAGCTGCGCCAAAATATGGAGGAACTGGTCGCCATTCAAGAAGACCTCCGACAAAAAGAAGGGGCACTCTCAGGGCAAGTCAAGGCAATCAATAGTACTGTTAGCTCGGTAGAGTTTAACCTGGAAGGTAAAATACTGCGTGCCAATCAGTTGTTTTTAGACCTGATGGGCTATACCAGCGAAGAGATAATAGACAAACACCACCGCATGTTTGTAGACAAAGAATACGCTCAATCTCACGACTATGCGCTATTTTGGCAAGACTTGCGCAACAATATAAGCCATAGTGCCGAGTACAAACAGCAGGCAAACAACGATAAAGAGCTATGGCTCATGGCTACTTATACCCCAGTAAAAAACAGTGATGGAAAGCCCTACAAAGTAATCATGCTGGCAATGGATGTAACCGAAGAAAAAAACCTTCGGGTAGACCTGGGCAACCAACTTGCCGCCATTGACCGCTCTATGGCGGTGGTAGAGTTTGACCTCGCAGGGCAGGTAATCGATGCCAATCAACAGTTTTTGCAATTGATGGGCTACCAAAAAGAAGAAGTAATACACAAACACCATGGGCTTTTTGTAAGTGCGCAAGACGCCCAAGCTGACGAGTACCAACAGTTTTGGCATCAACTTAAAAACGGAAAAGCCATAGAAGGCGAGTTCATGCAAGTAAACAAAGATGGTGACCCCATCTGGGTAAAGGGTATCTATAACCCTATACTTGATGTAGACAACAAACCTTATAAAATCATCAAGTTTGTATCTGACATTACCGAGAGAAAAAAGCTGGAGTTGCAAAACACCCGACACCTCCAAAAAATTGAACAGTCGCAGCGAGTACTGAAAGAGAACAACGAAGAGCTTGAGGCAATGCAGGAGGTAATGATTCACAAAGAAAAAGAACTCTCCAGCAACCTTGCCGCCATTGACAGTACCATTAGTGCCATTGAATTTGATATGGACGGCAAAATTATCAAAGCCAACCAGTTGTTTTTAAACCTTATGGGGTATACCCAAAACGAAATAAAAGACCAACACCACCAAATATTTACCGAAGAAGCACACACTCAATCTCAGGAATACGCTGATTTTTGGAACATATTACGCCAAGGCAAAAGCCATAGTGCCGAGTTCAAACATATAAGCAAACACGGCAATGAAGTGTGGCTAAGGGCTACCTATACCCCGGTAAAAGATGCGAAAGGTGAACTCTATAAAGTAAAAAAACTGGCGATGGACGTAACCGAAGAAAAGATGCTTCGGCAAAAAAACAGCAATCAACTCAAAGCCATTGACCGCTCTACTGCAGTGGCTGAGTTTGACCTGACAGGTAATATTCTCTACGCCAACGAAATGTTTTTAGACCTGATGGGCTACACCAGTGATGAGCTCCAGGGCAAACATCACCGCATATTTATAGAAAATGCCTACGCTGGCACAACCGAATGTGAAAACTTTTGGCCAACCCTGCAAGGTGGGCAGTTTATAGAAGGGGAATTTTGGCGTATCAACAAAAACGGGGATTCAATATGGATCAAAGGTAGCTACACTCCAGTGCTCGACCTCAATGGCAAGCCTTACAAAGTAGTAAAGTATGGGTACGATATTACCTACCAGAAAAAACTGGAAGATAAACTGAAAGATCAGATTCTGAAGCTCAACGACTACAAGTTTGCCCTGGACTCTGCCGCCATTGTTGCTATTACCGATGTAAAAGGAAAAATTACTTATGTAAATGATAAGTTCTGTAAAAAATCAAAATACAGCCGTGAAGAACTCATTGGGCAAAATCATCGCATCTTAAACTCCGGCTACCACTCCAAAGAGTTTATCAAACATTTATGGAACACCATAGCCAAGGGGCAGGTATGGCGAAGCGAGATAAAAAACAAGGCAAAAGATGGGGAGTTTTACTGGGTAGATACGACCATTATTCCATTTTTAGACAACGACGGCAAACCGTATATGTACCTGGCGATTCGTTTTGACATTAGCAACAGTAAAAAGTTGGAAGAAGAACTCAAAAACCGGGGTTATGAGCTGGAACAAGAACGTAACCGGGTAAAAGTAATCAATGACGAACTGGCTGCCCAAAACGAACTGGTAGCCGACAAAAACAAAAGCATTACTGACAGCATAGAGTATGCCTTGAGGATTCAAGAAGCCATTTTGCCTATTATGTCACAAATAAAGGCTGAGCTACCTAACTCTTTTATTTTGTTTAAACCCAGAGACATTGTCAGTGGTGATTTTTATTGGTTTGCCAATGTAAGGATTCACTCTGACACCCATCCCGAAACAATGATCCAAAAAAGCATCATTGCCGCCATTGATTGTACCGGGCACGGCGTACCGGGTGCTTTTATGAGCATGATAGGAAACCAACTCATGAACGACATTGTCATTAGCAAAAAGGTAACATCGCCTGATAAAATTTTAAATCAACTTAATAAAAAAGTGAGGCAGGTGCTCAAACAAGATGAACTGGACAACCAGGATGGAATGGACATGAATTTGTGTGTGATAGACAAAACAAACCAACTGCTGGAGTTTGCCGGTGCCAAAAATGCTATGATATACATACACAATGGCGAAGTACAAGAGGTAAAGGCAGACCGCACAAGCATAGGTGGGTTTCAAAGCCCCGACTTTAAGACTTTTAGCAAAAAAACAATTCCACTGATTCCAGAAGACGACCAGGTATTTTACTTATGCTCAGACGGGTTCCAGGATCAGATGGGAGGTCCAAACGAACGCAAGTTTATGCGCAGCAGCTTGCGCAAACTTTTGGTAGAAATACACACCCAGCCTATGCACGACCAACAACAGGCAATAAACCAGGTATTTAACAACTGGCTAAGCAGTATAGAACAGCTCGATGATGTGCTGGTGATTGGTTTTAGGGTACCATTAGACTAA